One genomic region from Bacteroidota bacterium encodes:
- a CDS encoding OmpA family protein, translating into MKKHKLLLFTMMLCMVSTFVSAQTEDNKWGLSMGFGKNEYKGDLGNGLFDFDQDFNAFGSLGLFRYLNHSFDLGGRFSWGSYGYKSDLKHVPSHFFGHKTDYSLMLNYKLNNGCILPAKAKLQPYLTIGLGGATYYGPSIYKTSITDFIVPMGAGLKYNFNSWFAVQYLFLYTPTNHDVHDGWWKGKHDRYFQNEIGLVFSFGKKKDSDGDGVADKYDRCPGTPKGVTVDARGCPIDSDGDGVPDYLDKCPGTPQGVAVDANGCPLDSDGDGVPDYLDKCPNTPPGVKVNASGCPLDSDGDGVPDYLDKCPDTPHGVAVGKNGCPLDSDGDGVPDYLDKCPGTPKGVTVDAKGCPLDSDGDGVPDYLDKCPKVKGLKSNNGCPEVKATAKKIFAKALTGIQFETGKDIIKPASFPILNQVVAVMNEDPEYNLEINGHTDNIGTPAHNMILSQKRADAVKAYLVKKGINAGRLKAQGFGQTQPVADNSTAAGKAKNRRVEFKVVF; encoded by the coding sequence ATGAAGAAACATAAACTTTTGCTTTTTACCATGATGTTATGTATGGTAAGTACATTTGTTTCGGCTCAGACCGAAGATAACAAATGGGGTTTGAGCATGGGATTCGGAAAGAACGAATATAAAGGTGACCTGGGCAACGGACTTTTCGATTTTGACCAGGATTTTAATGCTTTCGGGTCATTGGGTTTATTCCGCTACCTGAATCACTCCTTTGACCTGGGAGGAAGGTTCTCCTGGGGAAGTTACGGGTATAAATCTGATTTAAAGCATGTCCCTTCTCATTTTTTCGGACATAAAACTGATTATTCCCTAATGTTGAATTACAAGTTGAACAACGGTTGTATCCTGCCGGCCAAAGCAAAGTTGCAACCTTATCTTACTATAGGATTAGGTGGTGCAACATATTATGGGCCAAGTATATACAAAACCAGTATTACTGATTTTATTGTTCCGATGGGCGCGGGACTTAAATATAATTTCAACAGCTGGTTTGCTGTTCAGTATCTTTTCCTGTATACCCCGACTAACCATGATGTGCATGATGGATGGTGGAAAGGGAAACATGACCGTTATTTCCAGAATGAGATAGGGTTGGTCTTCAGTTTTGGCAAGAAGAAGGATTCGGATGGTGATGGGGTTGCAGATAAATATGACAGATGTCCCGGAACCCCTAAGGGGGTAACCGTCGATGCCCGCGGCTGTCCGATAGATTCAGATGGTGATGGCGTTCCCGACTATCTTGATAAGTGTCCCGGTACTCCACAGGGTGTTGCAGTCGATGCTAACGGTTGTCCTTTAGATTCAGATGGAGATGGCGTTCCCGATTACCTGGATAAGTGTCCGAATACACCTCCGGGAGTTAAAGTTAATGCAAGTGGCTGTCCTTTGGATTCAGATGGCGACGGTGTTCCCGATTATTTGGATAAATGTCCTGATACGCCTCATGGTGTGGCAGTCGGTAAAAATGGCTGTCCTTTGGATTCGGATGGCGACGGCGTTCCCGATTATCTTGATAAATGCCCTGGCACCCCTAAAGGGGTAACAGTTGATGCTAAAGGTTGTCCTTTGGATTCGGATGGTGATGGCGTTCCTGATTATTTGGATAAATGCCCGAAGGTAAAAGGCCTTAAATCAAACAATGGATGTCCGGAGGTTAAAGCAACTGCAAAGAAAATTTTTGCAAAAGCCCTTACCGGCATACAGTTCGAAACAGGTAAAGATATTATTAAACCCGCGTCGTTCCCGATTTTAAACCAGGTGGTAGCTGTAATGAATGAAGATCCTGAATACAACCTGGAAATAAATGGACATACCGATAATATCGGTACTCCTGCACACAATATGATTCTGTCCCAAAAACGTGCTGATGCCGTGAAAGCCTATTTAGTGAAAAAAGGCATTAATGCCGGAAGATTGAAGGCTCAGGGCTTTGGACAAACACAGCCTGTTGCAGATAATAGTACTGCTGCAGGAAAGGCTAAAAACCGCAGGGTGGAATTTAAAGTGGTGTTTTAA
- a CDS encoding AraC family transcriptional regulator, with product MHENIKYCHVRFSDEKSFSFDHVHIVWNEQITLHQSDTWELSYIVKGSGTRIIGNIVETFSCGEAILLPPNIPHGWYFNEYDHDKEGKIENITIIFPQSLLEKFANIFPEAKNYILQISQYKQAIRLEGNTLVSVQKILTAMLSQNDIEQLSSFINLLSVISSSDETHIVGLYHKQNKSTAKMQEVSRFMVNNFQHRIALDEVAKYVGMNRSSFCTFFKRMKGKSFFSVLNEYRIDCSCLMLRETKRSIADICYAVGFNDVPYYNRTFKKLKGETPKDYRTKQQQIKLSKSTT from the coding sequence ATGCATGAAAATATCAAATATTGTCATGTCCGTTTTAGTGATGAAAAATCTTTTTCATTTGATCATGTCCACATTGTCTGGAATGAGCAAATCACATTGCATCAAAGCGATACATGGGAATTATCCTATATTGTAAAAGGGAGTGGCACACGTATTATCGGAAATATTGTAGAAACCTTTTCGTGTGGCGAAGCCATCCTGCTGCCTCCCAATATTCCACACGGATGGTATTTCAATGAATATGATCATGATAAGGAAGGTAAAATAGAAAATATCACGATCATTTTCCCGCAATCCTTATTAGAAAAATTTGCCAATATATTTCCGGAGGCAAAAAATTACATTTTACAAATCAGCCAATATAAACAGGCTATAAGGCTTGAAGGGAATACCTTAGTATCTGTGCAGAAAATTTTGACTGCCATGTTATCTCAAAACGATATAGAGCAATTGTCATCTTTTATCAATCTACTCTCCGTAATTTCATCGTCGGATGAAACACACATTGTAGGCCTTTATCACAAACAAAATAAAAGTACGGCTAAAATGCAGGAAGTATCCCGGTTCATGGTCAATAATTTCCAGCACAGAATAGCGCTTGATGAAGTTGCAAAATATGTTGGAATGAACCGTTCATCCTTTTGTACTTTCTTCAAAAGGATGAAAGGAAAGTCTTTTTTCAGTGTTTTAAATGAGTACCGTATCGATTGCTCCTGCCTTATGCTCCGGGAAACGAAAAGGTCTATAGCTGATATTTGTTATGCGGTAGGATTTAACGATGTACCTTACTATAACCGGACATTTAAAAAACTTAAAGGAGAAACGCCTAAAGATTACAGGACCAAACAACAACAGATAAAGTTATCCAAATCAACAACGTAA
- a CDS encoding acyltransferase — MNYISSASFSDTKKHYEILDGLRGVAAVMVVMFHLLETFTGGSNLKQIINHGYLAVDFFFVLSGFVIGYAYDNRWDKMTLKGFFKRRLIRLHPMIIAGMVIGAVCFYFQGSAVFPMIRQTPVWEMLLIMLIGFTLLPVPPSMDIRGWQEMHPLDGPAWSLFFEYIANILYALFIRKFSNKLLAVFVFIFGCILIQLSVFGPNGDVIGGWSVEPSQLRIGFTRLLYPFFAGLLLSRICKPGHIKHAFFWCSLLLVIILSVPRIGGSNHLWMNGLYVSFCIIFLFPLIVYLGASGKVVGKLPSKICEFLGNISFPIYIIHYPFIYLFTAWVSNKNISLTQSLPVALIVLLASIALAYVCLKLYDIPVRKWLTKRFMGTPKK, encoded by the coding sequence ATGAATTACATTTCTTCAGCTTCATTTTCTGATACTAAAAAACACTATGAGATACTCGACGGATTACGCGGCGTAGCGGCTGTGATGGTCGTCATGTTCCATCTTCTGGAAACATTTACGGGTGGCAGTAATTTAAAACAGATAATAAACCATGGTTATTTGGCAGTTGATTTTTTCTTTGTCCTTTCCGGTTTTGTTATTGGCTATGCTTATGATAACCGTTGGGATAAAATGACTTTAAAAGGTTTTTTCAAACGTCGTCTTATCAGGCTGCATCCAATGATTATAGCCGGTATGGTTATTGGGGCAGTATGTTTTTATTTTCAGGGTTCTGCAGTTTTTCCTATGATCCGTCAAACCCCGGTTTGGGAAATGTTACTGATTATGCTGATCGGTTTTACATTGCTTCCTGTACCTCCATCAATGGATATCAGAGGCTGGCAGGAGATGCATCCTCTGGATGGCCCGGCATGGTCTTTGTTCTTTGAATATATTGCCAATATCCTTTATGCACTTTTTATACGGAAATTCTCAAATAAATTGCTTGCGGTTTTTGTGTTTATTTTCGGTTGTATTCTTATTCAACTTTCCGTGTTTGGTCCCAATGGAGACGTTATAGGAGGTTGGTCAGTTGAACCATCGCAACTGCGCATTGGCTTTACCCGGTTGCTTTACCCCTTTTTTGCAGGCTTATTGCTCTCCCGTATTTGCAAACCTGGACATATTAAACATGCTTTCTTTTGGTGCAGCCTGCTGTTGGTGATTATCCTTTCAGTACCCAGGATTGGGGGAAGCAATCATCTGTGGATGAATGGACTTTATGTTTCTTTTTGTATCATATTCCTTTTCCCTCTTATTGTTTACCTTGGGGCCAGTGGTAAGGTAGTGGGAAAATTGCCTTCAAAGATATGTGAGTTTCTTGGAAATATCTCTTTCCCAATATACATCATTCATTACCCATTTATATATTTGTTTACGGCCTGGGTATCAAATAAGAATATTTCTTTAACGCAATCGTTACCTGTTGCTCTTATCGTCCTTCTGGCCAGTATAGCTCTTGCGTATGTATGTTTGAAGTTATATGATATCCCTGTTCGAAAATGGCTGACAAAACGTTTTATGGGAA